The proteins below are encoded in one region of Alistipes communis:
- a CDS encoding C1 family peptidase → MKKILFTALLALLAAGVGAQEQQKQKEEGYRFTDVKTLPVTSVKNQNRSGTCWAYSALAFLESEILRNGGGEYDLSAMWIVRNAYFEKAVKYARMHGSLNLAVGGGSRDVTDGIKKYGIVPTEVYPGLCYGTDLPDFTEIDRVVKGYMDAVIAGDKLTTAWQRGLDAVLDAYLGPKPEKFTWKGKEYTPQSFAASLGLDMDDYVEISSYTHHPFYEEFILEVPDNWMWGTVWNLPLDEMMAVVDNALANDYTVLWGTDVSEKGFSRTKAIGIVPEADLTSMSGTDAERWGKLSDKEKEAALYKFDKPGKERVITQQMRQEAFDNYETTDDHGMQIMGTAVDQAGNDYYKVKNSWGVRPPYDGYYYFSRPFVAYKTMSVMVNKKAIPEPIRKKMGL, encoded by the coding sequence ATGAAGAAAATCCTTTTTACGGCCCTTCTGGCGCTGCTCGCGGCGGGCGTCGGGGCGCAGGAACAGCAAAAGCAAAAGGAGGAGGGGTATCGTTTCACCGACGTGAAGACCCTCCCAGTGACTTCGGTCAAGAACCAGAACCGCAGCGGCACCTGCTGGGCCTACTCGGCCCTCGCGTTTCTCGAAAGCGAGATTCTGCGCAACGGCGGCGGAGAGTACGACCTGTCGGCGATGTGGATCGTGCGCAACGCCTATTTCGAGAAGGCGGTGAAGTACGCCCGTATGCACGGTTCGCTCAATCTGGCCGTCGGCGGCGGTTCGCGCGACGTGACCGACGGGATCAAGAAATACGGCATCGTGCCGACGGAGGTCTATCCGGGTCTCTGCTACGGCACCGACTTGCCCGACTTCACGGAGATCGACCGCGTCGTCAAGGGGTATATGGACGCCGTGATCGCCGGCGACAAGTTGACGACGGCCTGGCAGCGCGGCCTGGATGCCGTTCTGGACGCCTATCTCGGTCCCAAACCCGAAAAATTCACCTGGAAGGGCAAGGAGTATACGCCGCAGTCGTTCGCTGCATCGCTGGGGCTCGACATGGACGACTACGTCGAGATCAGCTCCTATACGCACCACCCCTTCTACGAGGAGTTCATCCTCGAAGTGCCCGACAACTGGATGTGGGGAACGGTCTGGAACCTGCCTCTCGACGAGATGATGGCCGTCGTGGACAATGCGCTGGCCAACGACTATACGGTGCTCTGGGGGACGGACGTGAGCGAGAAGGGTTTCAGCCGCACGAAGGCGATCGGCATCGTGCCCGAGGCCGACCTTACGAGCATGAGCGGCACCGACGCCGAGCGCTGGGGCAAACTCTCCGACAAGGAGAAGGAGGCGGCGCTCTACAAGTTCGACAAGCCCGGCAAGGAGCGCGTCATCACGCAGCAGATGCGTCAGGAGGCGTTCGACAACTACGAGACCACCGACGACCACGGTATGCAGATCATGGGCACGGCGGTCGACCAGGCGGGCAACGACTATTACAAGGTGAAGAATTCGTGGGGCGTGCGTCCTCCCTACGACGGGTACTACTATTTCTCGCGTCCTTTCGTGGCCTACAAGACGATGTCGGTCATGGTCAACAAGAAGGCTATTCCAGAGCCGATCCGCAAGAAGATGGGACTTTGA
- a CDS encoding DUF4270 family protein produces the protein MKNYRGVRKWLNAVLVLGVAGMLTFAGCTEVDDTLGYELVPGNQQMEMRLHSIRKGFEARMFMSDSVKSSNLSYGYFGTTKSDTFGIRKVGFMTQYLWASISDRKNWYGYRPIFDSLQLLLSVSSYAGDTLQPQRFGVYRILNNDYLKDNDGNGDGTTDTTFFTSFNPVAAGCVDENDPLFTFTFPDGTTTGPATTAVTLEPTPAGLDYVKELMMQEGKYKNDSTVYTNDSLWVNYFCGLAILPLDFNGTTGATFATTLAESGMMLYGRNRDSVDATLIRDTLQTLFYFYDEYATTYGNVSVNTVERTNTRYIDYDAIVEKPGGGTVEPQQPFELGYVEGMGGALVELTLTDEFLSVLGELQAEQEDEGYRTVAINQALLSIYVDGVTDGGWEQGFSQKVIERFDASISRLGLYTDFKTLTPVSDYAYDYEQQYEVTLPYGGYLNRSLGCYTLNISSHIQRLWRAYQEAPIDPETGERQYTEAQKRMMTLYLAPGATDLFTFNRIALQGGIKAGENAPIHMELTYTLIK, from the coding sequence ATGAAGAATTATAGAGGCGTTCGCAAGTGGCTCAACGCCGTTTTGGTGCTGGGCGTGGCGGGAATGCTGACTTTTGCCGGCTGTACGGAGGTCGACGATACGCTGGGGTACGAACTCGTGCCCGGCAACCAGCAGATGGAGATGCGCCTGCACAGCATCCGCAAAGGCTTCGAAGCCCGGATGTTCATGAGCGACTCCGTCAAGTCGTCCAATCTCTCCTACGGCTATTTCGGTACGACCAAGAGCGACACCTTCGGCATACGCAAGGTCGGGTTCATGACCCAGTATTTGTGGGCGTCGATCTCCGACCGCAAGAACTGGTACGGCTACCGGCCGATCTTCGATTCGCTGCAACTGCTCCTGAGCGTCTCCTCGTATGCGGGCGACACGCTCCAGCCGCAGCGCTTCGGCGTCTACCGGATTCTCAACAACGACTATTTGAAGGACAACGACGGCAACGGCGACGGCACGACCGATACGACCTTCTTCACGAGTTTCAATCCCGTGGCGGCGGGCTGCGTCGACGAGAACGACCCGCTGTTCACCTTCACCTTCCCCGACGGGACGACGACGGGGCCCGCCACGACGGCCGTCACGCTGGAGCCGACGCCGGCGGGGCTGGACTACGTCAAGGAGCTGATGATGCAGGAGGGCAAATACAAGAACGACTCGACGGTCTATACCAACGATTCGCTGTGGGTGAACTACTTCTGCGGCCTGGCCATTCTGCCGCTCGATTTCAACGGCACCACGGGCGCGACCTTCGCCACCACGCTTGCCGAGTCGGGCATGATGCTCTACGGGCGTAACCGCGATTCGGTCGATGCGACGCTGATCCGCGATACGTTGCAGACGCTCTTCTATTTCTACGACGAATACGCGACCACCTACGGCAACGTGTCGGTCAACACCGTCGAGCGCACCAACACGCGCTATATCGATTACGACGCGATTGTCGAGAAGCCCGGCGGCGGAACCGTCGAGCCGCAGCAGCCCTTCGAATTGGGCTATGTCGAGGGAATGGGCGGCGCGCTCGTCGAGCTGACGCTTACCGACGAGTTCCTCTCCGTGCTGGGCGAGTTGCAGGCCGAGCAGGAGGACGAAGGGTACCGGACGGTAGCGATCAACCAGGCGTTGCTCTCGATCTACGTGGACGGCGTGACCGACGGCGGCTGGGAGCAGGGATTCTCGCAGAAGGTGATCGAACGTTTCGATGCGTCGATCAGCCGGCTGGGCCTCTACACCGATTTCAAGACGCTGACGCCCGTGTCCGACTACGCCTACGATTACGAACAGCAGTACGAGGTGACGCTTCCCTACGGCGGTTATCTGAACCGCAGCCTGGGATGCTACACGCTCAATATTTCGAGCCATATACAACGCCTGTGGCGGGCGTATCAGGAGGCGCCGATCGATCCCGAAACGGGCGAGCGGCAGTACACCGAGGCCCAGAAGCGGATGATGACGCTCTATCTGGCGCCGGGGGCCACCGATCTGTTCACCTTCAACCGCATCGCGTTGCAGGGCGGGATCAAGGCCGGCGAGAACGCCCCGATCCACATGGAGTTGACCTATACGCTGATAAAATAG
- a CDS encoding nitroreductase family protein — protein sequence MDFQQVIEARRSVRKFRDEEVPHEVLAQAIEAALHAPSSRNSRSTRFLAVRDAATVHRMAAMRDYGAVPLAGAPAAVVVMGDRAASDLWVDNAAIAATILQLALVDAGLKSCWVHVNGRPRSKERPDGEQAVDYLRTFLPIPEGCGVLCVIALGYSDFEPKPLPAGESVERVQWVE from the coding sequence ATGGACTTTCAGCAGGTGATCGAGGCACGGCGTTCCGTGCGCAAATTCAGGGACGAGGAGGTCCCGCACGAAGTATTGGCGCAGGCGATCGAGGCGGCATTGCACGCCCCCTCGTCGCGCAACAGCCGTTCGACGCGGTTTCTGGCGGTGCGCGACGCCGCGACGGTGCACCGTATGGCTGCCATGCGCGACTACGGCGCCGTGCCGCTCGCGGGTGCTCCGGCGGCCGTGGTGGTGATGGGCGATCGTGCGGCGAGCGACCTGTGGGTCGACAATGCGGCCATCGCGGCTACGATCCTGCAACTCGCGCTCGTCGACGCCGGTCTGAAATCGTGCTGGGTGCATGTCAACGGCCGTCCCCGCAGCAAGGAACGGCCCGACGGCGAGCAGGCCGTCGACTACCTGCGCACCTTCCTGCCGATTCCCGAGGGGTGCGGCGTGCTGTGCGTCATCGCGCTGGGCTACTCCGATTTCGAACCCAAACCGCTCCCCGCGGGCGAATCCGTCGAACGGGTGCAGTGGGTGGAGTAA
- the topA gene encoding type I DNA topoisomerase: MQENLVIVESPAKAKTIEKFLGKDFMVKSSFGHIRDLSKKDLGINLADGFAPVYEIPKDKRKVVDELTRAAKDRTVWLASDEDREGEAIAWHLTEVLGLPVEGTKRIVFHEITKRAILEAIENPRTVDMNLVNAQQARRVLDRLVGFELSPVLWKKVRPSLSAGRVQSVAVRLLVEREREIIAFRSTPYFRVVAQFHAAGDKDRTLFKAELPTRFESREEAEAFLRSCVGATFTVAKVEEKPVQRYPAPPFTTSTLQQEAGRKLGMSVSQTMSVAQHLYEQGLITYMRTDSVNLSTLALAQCKEQITNLYGEKYSSYHNYKTKTKGAQEAHEAIRPSYIERQAIEGTPAEKRLYDLIWKRTVASQMVSAELDRTTITIAIDGRREQFVATGEVVRFDGFLRLYSESTDEEPAEDSEGLLPKLSAGDEVLYQTITATQRFTMPPARYNEASLVKRLEELGIGRPSTYAPTITTIINRGYVVKQSKEGQKRTYEQLTLAGGSVSAKTLSESFGKEKNRLQPTDIGMLVNDYLEQQFAPIIDYNFTANVEKEFDRVAEGDITWDKMIAAFYGPFHRMVDTAIETQSDKHGQARVLGADPKTGRTVKARIGRYGPMVEIEGEGEEKPRFASLKKGQLIESITLDEALALFALPRTLGEWEGEPMVVGLGRFGAYVRWGKSTFASLAKGDDPYTLTLERGVELIKAHQAQRTAANTPIRSFAEDPDMLVKNGRYGAYIAYKGKNYRIPKGTKPEELTLDECLKIVAASKK; encoded by the coding sequence ATGCAGGAAAATTTAGTTATCGTCGAGTCGCCGGCCAAGGCCAAGACGATCGAGAAGTTCTTGGGTAAGGATTTCATGGTCAAGTCGAGCTTCGGCCATATTCGCGACCTCTCGAAAAAGGATCTGGGAATCAATCTCGCCGACGGGTTCGCGCCGGTTTACGAGATCCCGAAGGATAAACGCAAGGTCGTGGACGAACTCACGCGCGCCGCGAAGGACCGGACCGTGTGGCTCGCCTCCGATGAAGACCGCGAAGGAGAGGCCATCGCATGGCACCTGACCGAAGTGTTGGGTCTCCCGGTCGAGGGGACGAAGCGGATCGTCTTCCACGAAATTACGAAGCGGGCCATTTTGGAGGCTATCGAGAACCCGCGGACGGTCGATATGAATCTGGTCAACGCCCAGCAGGCGCGCCGCGTGCTGGATCGTCTGGTCGGTTTCGAGCTGTCGCCCGTGCTGTGGAAGAAGGTGCGGCCGTCGCTGTCGGCGGGTCGCGTGCAGAGTGTCGCCGTGCGGCTGCTCGTCGAGCGCGAACGCGAGATCATCGCCTTCCGGTCGACCCCCTATTTCCGCGTCGTGGCGCAGTTCCATGCCGCCGGGGACAAGGATCGGACGCTCTTCAAGGCCGAGCTGCCGACGCGCTTCGAGTCGCGCGAGGAGGCCGAGGCGTTCCTCCGCAGCTGCGTCGGCGCGACCTTCACGGTGGCCAAGGTCGAAGAGAAGCCCGTGCAGCGCTATCCCGCGCCGCCCTTCACGACCTCCACGTTGCAGCAGGAGGCGGGGCGCAAGCTGGGGATGTCGGTTTCGCAGACCATGTCCGTCGCGCAGCACCTCTACGAGCAGGGTCTCATCACCTACATGCGTACCGACTCGGTGAACCTCTCGACGCTGGCGCTGGCGCAGTGCAAGGAGCAGATCACGAATCTCTACGGCGAGAAGTATTCGTCGTACCATAACTACAAGACCAAGACCAAAGGGGCTCAGGAGGCGCACGAGGCGATCCGCCCGTCGTATATCGAGCGGCAGGCGATCGAGGGTACGCCGGCCGAAAAGCGGCTCTACGACCTGATCTGGAAGCGCACGGTCGCTTCGCAGATGGTTTCGGCCGAGCTGGACCGCACGACGATCACGATCGCGATCGACGGCCGCCGCGAACAGTTCGTCGCCACGGGCGAAGTGGTGCGTTTCGACGGTTTCCTGCGGCTCTATTCGGAGTCGACCGACGAGGAGCCGGCCGAGGACAGCGAAGGGCTGCTGCCCAAACTCTCTGCGGGCGACGAGGTGCTCTATCAGACCATTACGGCCACGCAGCGTTTCACGATGCCGCCGGCGCGCTACAACGAGGCGTCGCTGGTCAAGCGGCTCGAAGAGCTGGGCATCGGCCGCCCTTCGACCTATGCGCCGACCATCACGACGATCATCAACCGCGGTTATGTGGTCAAGCAGAGCAAGGAGGGGCAGAAGCGCACCTACGAACAACTGACGCTCGCGGGCGGCAGCGTGTCGGCCAAGACGCTCAGCGAGAGCTTCGGCAAGGAGAAGAACCGGCTGCAACCCACCGATATCGGTATGCTGGTGAACGACTACCTCGAACAGCAGTTCGCACCGATCATCGACTATAATTTCACGGCCAACGTCGAGAAGGAGTTCGACCGCGTGGCCGAGGGCGACATCACGTGGGACAAGATGATCGCCGCTTTCTACGGGCCGTTCCACCGCATGGTCGATACGGCGATCGAGACGCAGTCCGACAAACACGGGCAGGCGCGCGTGCTGGGTGCCGATCCCAAGACGGGACGCACGGTCAAGGCCCGCATCGGCCGCTACGGGCCGATGGTCGAGATCGAGGGCGAAGGCGAGGAGAAACCCCGTTTCGCCTCGCTTAAAAAAGGGCAGCTCATCGAGTCGATCACGCTCGACGAGGCGCTGGCGCTCTTCGCCCTGCCCCGCACGCTGGGCGAATGGGAGGGCGAGCCGATGGTCGTCGGGCTGGGGCGCTTCGGCGCTTACGTGCGCTGGGGCAAGTCGACCTTCGCCTCGCTGGCCAAGGGCGACGATCCCTACACGCTGACGCTCGAACGCGGCGTGGAACTTATCAAGGCGCATCAGGCGCAGCGGACGGCGGCCAACACGCCGATTCGGAGCTTCGCCGAAGATCCCGACATGCTGGTCAAGAACGGCCGCTACGGTGCCTACATCGCCTACAAGGGAAAGAACTACCGCATCCCGAAGGGGACGAAGCCCGAAGAACTGACGCTCGACGAGTGCCTGAAAATCGTCGCCGCGTCGAAGAAATGA